In one window of Streptomyces sp. NBC_01224 DNA:
- a CDS encoding nucleoside deaminase, with product MSSAELTSVEHQHLERTVQLAAEALRAGDQPFGSVLVSADGQILAEDRNRVRSLGDSTRHPEFELARWAAVHLTAAQRAAATVFTSGEHCAMCSAAHGWVGLGRIVYAHSAAQLTQWLTELGVPSSPVRSLAVQDVAPGLVIQGPVPALADRLREMHRAFHLPPR from the coding sequence TTGTCATCTGCCGAACTGACCAGCGTGGAGCACCAGCACCTGGAGCGGACCGTCCAGCTGGCGGCCGAGGCACTGCGGGCCGGGGACCAGCCCTTCGGCTCCGTCCTGGTGAGTGCCGATGGCCAGATCCTCGCCGAAGACCGCAACCGCGTGCGCAGTCTCGGCGACAGCACGCGGCATCCGGAGTTCGAACTGGCCCGCTGGGCCGCCGTGCACCTCACGGCGGCCCAGCGGGCCGCGGCCACCGTCTTCACCTCCGGCGAGCACTGCGCCATGTGCTCGGCCGCACACGGCTGGGTCGGCCTCGGCCGCATCGTCTACGCCCACTCCGCGGCCCAGTTGACACAGTGGCTGACCGAGCTGGGCGTACCGTCATCACCGGTGCGTTCCTTGGCAGTACAGGACGTGGCGCCCGGCCTCGTGATCCAGGGCCCTGTCCCGGCTCTGGCCGACCGTCTGCGGGAAATGCACCGCGCCTTCCACCTGCCGCCCCGCTGA